The DNA segment CTCAGTATCTCTTTTTTTAGTAAAGACCCACGGGTGCGTGTCCCTATAGGAGACAGGCAGGAGGCTCTCATCTAGAATGTGCATTTGCAGTGGGACAGATGCTTCATTGGATGCCTTATATTTGTGACTTTATTTTGGTCCTCACATCATGTCTGTACACTGAGTCTTAGGGACTTACCTGGGATCACCCTCTGGAGCATCTTGGATTAGAACCCGGGATTTTCGAAATTAGTTTGGTGGTGTTCACCTTCCACCATTGATAGGGAACCTGCTATGCGCCAGGCACATAGTGCTAAGTACTTCCCACAGGTATTTTAATAGTACTTATAAAAATTAAGCCCATTTGGTTCTAAAGTccctattttacaggtgaagaaatggAAGCTTGTGAAGTCAAGTGACTTTCCCAGGGTGAAAAAGCTAGTCCCTGGTTTGCCCAGGATTCAAAACTAGTCGTGATTGAATCTAAATTCCTGTGTTCTTTCACTGTACTCGGCCGCCCCTGGATTTAGCATCCGAATGCTGTTACATACTATAGCACTTTGGGCAGGGTACCTCCCAGATGCCTGGCTCCATGCCATGCTCTGGGGTACTCAGTGATGGATGAGGTACACCATAATACCCTCTTAGGAAGGATTTGAAGGCTGGGGGCTGTAATTTAGAGCagcataaaaattaataaagaagtcACAGTAAAGTACTTTGGGGATTGATATGAAAAAGAGACCAACTAagaatttttgttcatttctttaagaGGGAGGGATTGAAATAATTAGTAGATAGCAGACTCTCAAAAATGTTTGTCCATTAGAGCACAGTGGTACCTGTCCAGAGGGTGGTATTCCTGTGAGCATAGGGTATGAAGAAGACTGACCCATCCCTGAACCTTGGGAAGGCAGGCTTCTGTATTTGGGAGGCTTCTTTGTTTAATGGGGAGAGGGGACTAATGGTAGGGGGAATCCTTTCGTGATCTCCTCAGACAGAGAATCTTTGACAACAGGAAGCTTCTTGGGTGACTCATCCTACCTAATCTGACCTATTTGAGTAACTCATACTGTCTAGGATTACAGCTCTTACCTGTGGGGGGCTGTTGGAATCGGTGGTTGGCTTTATCTTTCCCGAGGAGAGGGTTTTCCATGGCACTTCACtgcattgttctttttttcagcATTAACCATAAGATAAAAAGTACACGATACTCTCATcattatttctccaaataaagATGAATGTTGTTAAGATTATATTGCACTAATCTTATGACTCTCTGTGCATATTTaatgccattcattcattcactcatctgtCCATTCATCAGTTACTGAACGTATACCATGAAGCTTGATGCGACTCAGTGAGGACATACTAAGAGTCGTGGGGTTTCTTCCTTAAGGATACTGACAGTATTTGTAGTCGAGAGCAGATATACACCCACTTATAAATCAAGATAGGACGCGGTTAGTATCTTCAAAGAGGTACAAGGGCAGTACTGGGGGAattcagaggagaaaataaataccACTTCTGGCTGTGAAATCAGGAAAAGTTTCATGCAAGTGTTGGTCTCTGAGCTGGACCCTAAGGACCACTAGGATTTAGAAGCcctgagggaggtgggaagacaTTGCACGTATGCACAGATGTACAGCAGAGACCACTGGACTTGAAACCTCGTATGTGGGTTTGGACCCCAGTTTTGATGCTGGGCttgcctcatagctcagttggtaaagaatccgcctgcaatgcaggagatcctggtttgattcctgggtgggcaagatcccctggagaagggataggctacccactccagtgttcttgggcttccgttgtggctcagttggtgaagaatctgcctgcaatgggagagacctgggtttgatccctgggttgggaagagcccctggggaagggaatggctacccactccagtattctggcctggagaattccatggactatgcagtccatggggtcacaaagagtcagacacgactgagccactttcactttcactttcttttcactttgaggCTGGGTGCTCCTGGACAAGATACTTACCCTTCTCATGCTTCCTCATTAGTAAAATAGGGACACTACTGACATCAAAGGTTATTAAGAGGATAAGGGGAGATAGCACAGTGCCGGGCACAGAGTGAGTACCAAGTGAACATTAGCTGGGGCTGATTCTGCGTCTGCTGTTTCCTTCCCGTGGGCTTCTCTTCCGCGCCGGCCCTTTCACTGCTTAAAGCCCTTCGTCCACTCTGGTGCCTCTTGCCTGGGGCCCTGTGAGGCGGGCAGAGGAGACGGGAGCCACTAGAGGGGAGGCCAGTGCTCCTCAGTGCTGCTTGTTCCTTTCCAAGTGGGACCCTCTGGACTCTGAAAGCTGAAAGCAGTTGAGAGTTCTGGGGGGAGAGGGATGCTGGAGCCTCAGAACTTTCCAGAGGCTGCCAGGACCAGTTCCGGCAGGTGAGAGAACTCCTGTTCAGGCTCACACACAGCCCTGGAGCCAGTCTTGAGCAGGGTGGTCCTCCGAGCAAAGAGGGTGGGGGGTCAAATGCAGTACAGACAAATCAAGAGGCAGCAGTTCAGGGAAAATGGAGACCGACCACAGTTGCCCAGTTAGaaactctcccccacccctcaggaGGGTCTCTCCTGTTCTACAGGGGGTGAGTCCACCCCCTGCATCCCAGCCTTCATGGGGGAGCACCAGAAAAAGGAGGCCttctccagaccagggatctgAGAAGCCTTCTAAGCAAGAGGCCTCAACCCTTTCTCCACACAGCTTCACCCAGCGCATATTTCAAAGGACTCGTCTagaatttcatattcttttatgtCAGCTCTTCTTACCTGATTAGCACTTAAAAAGGCTGAAAGGTAAGTGcctaagagaggaagagaaacgCAAGCTTTGGTTACAAGCAGGTTCTCTCCTGGTAGCAGAAGGCTGTCACGCGGACGCTCTGTGTGTTTGAGGAATCCTTGGGGCACGTAGCCAGAGGCGCTACATAAACCCAGATGCAGGGCACATGGCCACAGCAGGGCCGAGATGTATTGTTTTAGGCTCCTGGGTTTCCAACACAGTGACTTTCAGGCAGGGGTAAGTCAAAACGATCCTGTCAGGAACCTTCCGGGACAGCAAAGCAGTTTGTCCTTAATTTGCAACTGGACTCTTCAGTCCACTTATTCCTCTAGACTTCTTCTGATAATTCTTAAACTGAGAGAAAGTTTGAGTTTGCTTTTTCCCTTAGCTACTGGAATACAGTATGCTTCTGTCTGAACTACTGGAGATTCAAGCAGATCTCTTGTGCCTGCCTACTTTTGGGTAGTGAGTGATGAGCAGAGAaagtggggtgtttttttttttgagttttctgagtgCAAGGAAGGCTttcagagaaaagataaaaactctGAGGTGGTCACGGGCAGGCAGCCACGCCCCCCACCACTACCCCCAGCCCGATCTGTGCTGCCCAAACTCTGATGGTTTGCACTTGGTTGTATACATTTGCCTGTTGAAGTCATGAGACTCTACTCTCCACTAAGCCAAGTTATGCTGTTCACTCCGATCCATTCCTGATGCATCCTGAGGGTAGCAAACACGGTGGGAATAAATAGACTTAAAAATCCCCAGTGGGAAACAGTTACCATCGTTTAGAAGAGTGACTCCAGAAAAGGTGGGGACACTGAGAAATTCAAAGTTGTTCCTGGttcatttttattctcctctgtccacgtgtccttcctttctctctcctgatTCTAGTCCCTAGATGAAGAAACATTAGACCAGGAGCATGGCTTTTCTGTTTTACATTGGAgcgtagttgctttacagtgttgtaagtttctgctgtataagAGTGTGAGTCGGCTACAAGCACACCTGTATCTCCTTGCTCTTGAGCCTCTGCACCCTGCATTCCACCCCCGTGGATTGTCGCAGAGTGCTGGGCTGGTTCCCTGCGCTGTACACAGCGggttccctcttgagcctctgcACCCTGCATTCCGCCCCCGTGGATCGTCGCAGAGCGCAGGGCTGGTTCCCTGCGCTGTACACAGCGggttccctcttgagcctctgcACCCTGCATTCCGCCCCCGTGGATCGTCGCAGAGCGCTGGGCTGGTTCCCTGCGCTGTATACAAACTCTTAAGCCTCTGCCCCCTGCATTCCGCCCCCGTGGATCGTCGCAGAGCGCTGGGCTGGTTCCCTGCGCTGTATTCAgtggcttcccactagctatatacaggtcagtgctactctctcgaTTTGTCCCATGCCCTTCTTCCCCACTGCGTCTGCAAgtccgttctctatgtctgcgtctctattcctgccctgtaaataggttcgtcagtaccatttttctagattccatatatatgtattgatgtacagtgtttgtttttctccctctgacttactttattctgtgcaacagactctaggttcatccacatcactacaaatgacccaattccattcctttttatggctgagtaatattccattgtatatatgcaccacatctttatccattcttctgctgatggacatctaggctgctttcatgtcctgactgttgtaaatagtactTTTACAATTTGCACATGAACATTGGGataatgtgtctttttcagttatgtaaACCAGGAGCACTGCTTCTTCTAAGTACCTCACTGTTATAAAGCAGGAAGTATCCTGGTTCCTACAATGCAGGGCTCTTCCGCTAGGATTACCTGTAATAGGAAACAGCAAGTATGGCAAGAACCAACTTTCATGATCTGAAGAAGTGAtgataacagctaacatttactgcATGTCTACTGTGTGCCCAGGCTTGATAAATGTAATTGTCAGATAGCCCTAAGGTATGGATACTATAATCagttccatttcacagatgaagagactgaggcccagagaaattaagaaagcagtTCAGAGCCAAATAGTTAATAAGGGCGGGCACCCAGATTTGAGTTCAGGTTTGCTTGTGCTCACAGCTGCAGTGCTATATttatcatccattcattcatttgataagTATTTACTAAGCACCCGCCATCTACCCAGGAAATGTCCTGGGTGCTGGGGGAGAGGGCAGTGAACAGCACAGAGGTAAATCTGCGTTAACATTCTGGAAGGTGAGAGGGaccgaaaataataaaatgagtaCATTAAATGCATTCTTGTTAGATAGCAATCAGCACAGTGAAGAAAAAACAGGGAAGGGAGTAAGGAATATTGGGAGGAGGATGATGGAATTTTAAGAAGGTGGTCAGGAAACACATCACTCAGAAGGAGGTGAGGGAACAAGCCTTCGAATATTGGAGAGaactgttgtcattcagtcgcccagctgtgtctgactctttgcgaccccatggactgtagccagacctgcctgtccctcgccatctcccgaagtttgcccaagttcatgtccattgcattggtgatgccatctcatcctctggtgctcTCTTCTTCTGATTGTCCTAGTTCCTAGCAAAAAGAACAGCCAAcgaaaaatgaccaaaaaacaaaaagacaaaaaatcatTACGAAGATAataattttctaatgttaaaattCAAAACAGGAAACCGCATTGTACAAATACAGGGAGTATGGGCTTAGTTGCGTGGAACTGATGGGAATTTCTCTTGCAAAAATCCCACTGAACTCAGTTACTCCCCTCCCCTCTACACACACACTGATTTTTCTGGCCTGGAGCTGCTCTGCCCTTTGGACTGCATTCACCCTTCACCTACACTCAATCTGGGCTCAAGTGCCAGGAGGGAAGTTTCCATTACTAAGTAGAGCTGGAGGCTGTGCCTCTGTTCTACTTAAGATGGAAAAGCGATCCCGTTTATTCCAGGgacctatattttttaaatgcagaaaatgTAATCAAAACAAGGGTAgtctcaagatttttttcttgcatATTTCAAAAGAGCTCTGTGAGCTGAAAGCTCCTGAAATTGCCAGTGAATGTTCAGTCATCAGCCCTGTGAGAGCTGTGAGCTACGTTTGCAGTTCTACTGGGCAGTCAGTGTTTCTCAGGCAGCATCCATGGAGTCGGAGTCAAAAGTACTCAAGTGAGTTTATTCTCCTAAAGGGTTTTCCTGTATAAAACGTATAGGAATGATGAAAATGAATGGATGCCTTTCAAGTGTTTAGTGACACATATTCGGAAGAAGCAGGAGATCTGCTTAGTAAATACTGGAGGAATATGTGTGGAATGTTGTTGAAGGTGGTTAAAAAAGAGTTTATCTTTGTGAATATTTACACAGTTTACTCTGTCTACTTGCATAATTAATTGCATAGttagtaagtttattttctgGCATAATTTGCTGCATCACCCTCTTAGAGAAAAGTGTTGCCTATCTGTTTGACTCCAACAtcactgttctttcttttccagaAGATACATATGAACGAACACTGATGGTTGATGGGGAAATTGCAACAATTATCCTCCTGGACATGTGGGAGAACAAGGTATGCAGGGCCCGTGACTGTAAACTCCTCTGGGGCCTGCCTTCCAACAGGCTGTTTGGTGCAAGGGTGACATTGTCCTTCTTGATGTTCCAGATAAGGTGGACtcattttcttgattaaaaagCATTTACTTCTGAAGACCGAAACTGTTGTAAGGAACATGTTGTTCATAAATGAGCTCTGAATAACAAGCAAGTGGCAGTGATCTGCCCTTAGGTCTATTCAGAAATACAAAGTGTATTTGTTTTAGGGAAAGTCCCAGTAAGTATGGGTGATAATTTTAAACTGCATAAAACCATATTATATGAAGTTGACATTCTCAATAGTtttcacattttgctttttttggtgaAAGGTTTGGGGTTTCTGAGCTTGTATGCTAGACCGACCTTCTGTTTATTGAGACTCCTCCTATGCTAATGAAAGGATTCTTAATTTCATCACTTAGGAAaggcaacggagaaggcaatggcaccccactccagtactcttgcctggaaaatcccatggacggaggagcctggtaggggtccatggggtcgcgaagagtcgtacaggactgcgcgacttcactttcacttttctctttcatgcattggagaaggaaatggcaacccactccagtgttcttgcctggagaatgccagggacgggggagcctggtgggctgccgtctatggggtcgcacagagtcggacacgactgaagcgacttagcagcagtagcagtagcagcaggagagGCAAAAAGAATTTTATGGAAGCCAGGAAAGGCTCCTTTTAGGTGGttgaaataaaattggaaatattgTTTGGCAGACCCATTGTATAATTTATCAACTCAAGCTGTAGGAGGAATCAGAAAGTCAAAGTTTTTGGCGTCCGTCCCATCTGAGCTAGCAGTCTTTACAGTCACAGACATCATGGAAGACAGATGCCTCTGGGGGGAGTCGGAATGAATTTTCTTCCTCTCCCGAATCAGCAGAGGGACTCTGGGATACACACGTTCCCTCTTTCAAACGGACACCTCATTCAACCAGGCAGCTCTGAGCTCATGGAAGACCTTGTCCTTTATCAGGGGGAGAGTGAGTGGCTACAGGACCACTGCATGCAGGTGGGGGATGCCTACCTGATCGTCTACTCCATCACGGACCGAGCCAGCTTTGAGAAGGCGTCTGAGCTGCGGATTCAGCTTCGCAGGGCCCGGCAGACTGAGGACATCCCGATAATCCTGGTTGGCAACAAAAGTGACCTGGTGCGGTGCCGGGAAGTGTCCGTATCAGGTAAGAGGAGCGGTGCCAGTACTGTAGAAACGTCTCTGagtcccttgccttttgcttctgacGGTTGCTCTTTCCTGAAGCTGAAACCGGGGACTTACTAGAATGCCACGTGGAGTTTCGAGAATCCTCTCTAAGAGGTCCACGTTCCCAGCAGATCATCTGCTCTACCTGCGGGATTCCAGTCTCTCCATCCCCAAGGCTTTCTCTGGGATTCCTTTAGGGAAGAGGTTTGGCTCAGGGAAAACTGGCCATCCCCAGCCTTTTGGCCTCGTCCCTTCTATTCTCCAGGGAGATCTCAAGCCTTCTGGGAAGTGAAAGTAACATCTTTAGACAGGAAGGATGGGCACTTTGATTAAGGGGCATTGTGAGAAAGAGTCTCACCGAGATTGAGAATTCTACTCTGGCTGCCTCTGGTTCCTAGAAGCATCCTTCCAGCCCTcactctttgtttcctgaattccAGTCAAGGCATCAGTCTGCTGGTGTCACGTACCCTTGTCATAATTCAAGGATACTTTCTATTTGTTGAGCTGGCACCCAAGTGCTTTTGGGGaccttaaaattttattgtccTAATACAGATTTGtacaatggtaaaaaaaaataaaatgctgcatTGCCAGCCTCAACCCAGGAGTAAAGAACCCTGTAAAAGACTGAAAAGACCCAACCAGCTTGGGAATGCCTTACTCTTGGGAAATGGCTGTCTATAGTAGTTAGTTCCCCCCAAACAAAAACGGGGACACCTGGTAATTGAACACAGGAGAACATTCGAAATTGAGACTGTTTCAGAAAAACTTGTTTGTAGGGTTGCTGTAATTGTACTGTACATATGTGAAATcttcaaaattttttcaaaatatctcatcaaaacttaaaaaaagtttttttaagagAGGAAATAAACTAGTAGGATTCTTAATTTTCAATTCAGGAACTGAATCAGGAGAAAGAGTAAAGAACATGAACTTGAGAGTGAAGCAGACCTGGATTCACAGCTGCTACTTACAGGCTGTGTGAATGCCCCTCCCTTCCTGTTTCATCAGCTACCTGAAAGGGATAGTGTACTTTTAAAGATTgttatgaacattaaaaaaatatttgtcaagtATTTAGCCCATTTCCCGAGGGGAGTCAATTAAGACAATGGCTGGGACTATTATAATTAATACTATGACACTGGTGAATTTGATGGGCCCGATCTAAAGCCCGTCTTTGCTGCTTCCAGGAATTTTCCTGTGAGGCTCTTTGCTTCTGTTTAAGGGAGGCCACGTGTCCCCGTGGCCTCCGGTATCCATCATGTGGATTGCTGACTTCGAGTTCCCTGGGGCACCGTTTAAAGTTAGGCCGCATCCAGCTTGGCTGTGTGCGTGTCGCCGCATCCAGCTTGGCTGTGTGCGTGTCGGGTCAAATCTGCAGCTCCCCTGACTCTCCTCTCGCCCTCTTGCTTTCCCCATCAGAAGGGAGAGCGTGTGCTGTGGTGTTCGACTGCAAGTTCATCGAGACCTCTGCAGCCGTCCAGCACAACGTCAAGGAGCTGTTTGAAGGCATCGTGCGGCAGGTCCGCCTCCGGCgggacagcaaggagaagaaCGAGCGGCGGCTGGCCTACCAGAAGCGGCGGGAGAGCATCCCCAGGAAAGCCAGGCGCTTCTGGGGCAAGATCGTGGCCAAAAACAACAAGAACATGGCCTTCAAGCTCAAGTCCAAGTCCTGCCACGACCTCTCGGTGCTCTAGGCACCCAGAGCCACCGCTGTCCCGCAGAGGACATCACTGAAGGCCACTGGGACCCATAATCTATATTAGATTGGATTCTTAAGTATCGTTAGATGTGGCTTCCCCTATTGTAGCTGGGAACTAATGTGCTAGCCTGCTGGGCAATGTACGCATGGAAAATGAAAGAGCTTCCTGAGGAGTCAGTATTCATTTACAGGAAGAGCCTGACCTTTGCTGTTTGAACACCCAAGACTCATTAGAGGGCGTGGTCAGGGTTCACATgtgtttcttctctcctttggCTGATAGAGAATCGAAGCCTACCGAAGAATGCCTGGATAAGAACTTTTCCTAGTTAAAATTTTGCCTGGTGTTCTGATATGTGAATTTGAGGCCAATCAGTCGGTCATAGGCAAATATAGGAAAGCTGTCAAAAGAGTTTTGCAAAGGAAAGAGAACTTCTGTCTTTGTAGCTAGAACTGCATAACTGGGTTCATCATGGTCATCACTGTCATTGCTCCGTGAAGCTGTGAGAGATGATGGACTTGCTGGAAACGAAAGCTTAGCAAACTATTTTTGTTCAATGCCCATAGTTGATGATCCAGAAATCTgtagaatttggaattgataCATGTACCACTTATGGGTTCAAAAACTGTGTATTTACTATTGtgtcttatatttttttatttagaggaaaattattttaatcagaTTCTATTTAGCCAAACCACATTTTCTGttgcattgtttttaaaatcatggggccatcataaaaatatttttaacatctaAATTACTAAGAACGTAGAGTGCAAAAtgccagattttaaaatataatcgaAGCTCTGAATTTttgtaaaacacaaaacataaataCTTCCAGCATTTTGGGTTGACCCTTGTGTGCCGCAGCTCTgctctatttattattattttgcaaaataacAACCATTGTAACATTTGATAAAGCATATTTATGAACCTGTTTCTTATTAAGAAAAACACCCGTTTTATTACCATTTTCTATCTTTTTCAGAATATTCAAGTTTTTACCTATATgtcttataataaaataaataaaatctttgggaaaaaaaggcattcctaaatatttttcctCTCCAGGAAAGATGGTTGTGATCATTTTGGTATAGCTTCCAGAGCAAGCAAACTATAAAGAAACCTacctatcattttatttcttcttttcattggCAGTAGCCCAGTCATTATCTGTTTTAAAGAGTATTCCTGACCCCTGTCCTTTGGGACGTGATTCACAATAATGCAAGGTGATTTTCAGCTGATACAGTTAGGAAGTATTTGGAGTCACGTAAATGCTAAGTTACAATAAAAGTGAGATTGATCTTTACTTTGGTCTGGAAAATTCCTAACTCAACAGATGGGCCTCGCTTTGCTCCCCAAAGGCTCATGGTCCTAAGCTTGAGTAAAGCATTAGAGGAAATTATAAAGgattagggaggaaaaaaaggaagctgGTGATTTTCAGCCTGAGATCTAGCCAGGCAAGGCTTTAACCAAATTTTCCTTGCTGACTTTATTACAGCTGGACATTAATACATGGCTGCTTTCCAGTGGTGCTGTGTAGCCCTTCTGCTGCAGGAGTGGGGCTCCCTGTTCACACCCCTGGCCCCCATGTGCCCCCTCTTTCACTCTCAACTCCCTCTCTTTCTGAGTTTGTGgtcagacacacacagtgacaatCGTGGGACCTTGCATATTGCCCCGAGTGACACAGTTTTACAAGGggtttcttttctgttctgttgccctttcttctcccttttctaagTTGGGAGCAGAAGTTCCCATCTCAGAACTTTGTATCTTTGAATTGTGTAAGGAAACAGTACAGGGAAGTGATGAGAGTAAAGATTCAGGTTACACAGGCCTCTGCGGAATTCCGGCTGTGCCATTTAACATGTGCATCTGGAGTAGAGATTAAAGCTTCTTAACTAtcagtttctcatctgcaaaacggGGCTGCTAAATATACCTGCATTATAAGGTTGTGAGATGGATGTCGTTCAGTTTGCCACACTGTAAAGAGCTTGAGAGATGGCAGTTTTCATTGACACACATCTTCCATTTTGCAtcaattagttttttttaaaattttaattggaggctaattaccttacaatattgttttatatGTCAGTCTCCCCAAAATGAAATGGACACTCCTTAA comes from the Bos indicus isolate NIAB-ARS_2022 breed Sahiwal x Tharparkar chromosome 14, NIAB-ARS_B.indTharparkar_mat_pri_1.0, whole genome shotgun sequence genome and includes:
- the GEM gene encoding GTP-binding protein GEM isoform X2, producing the protein MTLNHVTMRQGTAGVQPQQQRWSIPADGRHLMVQKEPQQYGQRSRPPAAPEDPCRRSWSSDSTDSVISSESGNTYYRVVLIGEQGVGKSTLANIFAGVHDSMDSDCEVLGEDTYERTLMVDGEIATIILLDMWENKGESEWLQDHCMQVGDAYLIVYSITDRASFEKASELRIQLRRARQTEDIPIILVGNKSDLVRCREVSVSEGRACAVVFDCKFIETSAAVQHNVKELFEGIVRQVRLRRDSKEKNERRLAYQKRRESIPRKARRFWGKIVAKNNKNMAFKLKSKSCHDLSVL
- the GEM gene encoding GTP-binding protein GEM isoform X1, whose product is MEEAPGQWTILTDLTMTLNHVTMRQGTAGVQPQQQRWSIPADGRHLMVQKEPQQYGQRSRPPAAPEDPCRRSWSSDSTDSVISSESGNTYYRVVLIGEQGVGKSTLANIFAGVHDSMDSDCEVLGEDTYERTLMVDGEIATIILLDMWENKGESEWLQDHCMQVGDAYLIVYSITDRASFEKASELRIQLRRARQTEDIPIILVGNKSDLVRCREVSVSEGRACAVVFDCKFIETSAAVQHNVKELFEGIVRQVRLRRDSKEKNERRLAYQKRRESIPRKARRFWGKIVAKNNKNMAFKLKSKSCHDLSVL
- the GEM gene encoding GTP-binding protein GEM isoform X3, translated to MSPCARARRACSHSSSAGASPPTAGISWSRRSPSSTASAAVPLPPPRTPAAGAGPPTLRTQSSPLSPETPTIGWFSSGSRGWASPLWPTSLRVSMTAWTATAKCLEGESEWLQDHCMQVGDAYLIVYSITDRASFEKASELRIQLRRARQTEDIPIILVGNKSDLVRCREVSVSEGRACAVVFDCKFIETSAAVQHNVKELFEGIVRQVRLRRDSKEKNERRLAYQKRRESIPRKARRFWGKIVAKNNKNMAFKLKSKSCHDLSVL